A window of the Miscanthus floridulus cultivar M001 chromosome 14, ASM1932011v1, whole genome shotgun sequence genome harbors these coding sequences:
- the LOC136504295 gene encoding uncharacterized protein isoform X2, whose product MRFLFRVAQDREGEEQQRPERSERSRAEEEKAASRRQSRSGGRGRGSERARMPCLNVSTNVNLEGVDTSAILAEASKSVADIIGKPEAYVMVVLKGSVPMAFGGTQEPAAYGELVSIGGLNPNVNKKLSAGIASILESKLSVPKSRFYLKFNDSKGSDFGWNGSTF is encoded by the exons ATGAGATTCCTTTTCCGTGTAGCACAGGATAGAGAGGGAGAGGAGCAGCAGAGACCAGAGAGAAGtgagcggagcagagcagaggaggagAAGGCGGCCAGCCGGAGGCAGTCGCGGagcggaggaagaggaagaggaagcgaGCGAGCGAGGATGCCGTGCCTGAACGTGTCGACCAACGTGAACCTGGAGGGGGTGGACACCTCTGCCATCCTCGCCGAAGCCTCCAAGTCCGTCGCCGACATCATCGGCAAGCCAGAGGCC TACGTGATGGTTGTTCTCAAGGGTTCGGTCCCTATGGCATTTGGAGGTACCCAGGAGCCTGCAGCTTACGGTGAGCTCGTTTCCATCGGAGGCCTAAACCCTAATGTGAATAAGAAGCTAAGTGCTGGCATTGCTTCTATCCTGGAGTCAAAGCTGTCCGTTCCCAAGTCACGCTTCTACCTCAAGTTCAATGACTCAAAG GGCTCGGACTTTGGTTGGAATGGCTCCACCTTCTAG
- the LOC136504295 gene encoding uncharacterized protein isoform X1 — MRFLFRVAQDREGEEQQRPERSERSRAEEEKAASRRQSRSGGRGRGSERARMPCLNVSTNVNLEGVDTSAILAEASKSVADIIGKPEAYVMVVLKGSVPMAFGGTQEPAAYGELVSIGGLNPNVNKKLSAGIASILESKLSVPKSRFYLKFNDSKAHPAQENAQCLHALHQE, encoded by the exons ATGAGATTCCTTTTCCGTGTAGCACAGGATAGAGAGGGAGAGGAGCAGCAGAGACCAGAGAGAAGtgagcggagcagagcagaggaggagAAGGCGGCCAGCCGGAGGCAGTCGCGGagcggaggaagaggaagaggaagcgaGCGAGCGAGGATGCCGTGCCTGAACGTGTCGACCAACGTGAACCTGGAGGGGGTGGACACCTCTGCCATCCTCGCCGAAGCCTCCAAGTCCGTCGCCGACATCATCGGCAAGCCAGAGGCC TACGTGATGGTTGTTCTCAAGGGTTCGGTCCCTATGGCATTTGGAGGTACCCAGGAGCCTGCAGCTTACGGTGAGCTCGTTTCCATCGGAGGCCTAAACCCTAATGTGAATAAGAAGCTAAGTGCTGGCATTGCTTCTATCCTGGAGTCAAAGCTGTCCGTTCCCAAGTCACGCTTCTACCTCAAGTTCAATGACTCAAAG GCTCATCCTGCACAAGAAAATGCTCAATGTTTGCATGCTTTGCATCAAGAATAG